A segment of the Candidatus Marinarcus aquaticus genome:
GTGCGGTACCTAAAATTGAAATACAGAGTTAAACACTCTGTATTTTAAACAATTTTCTCTTTACTTTTAGAGACAACCAATCGATAAGCAACACCTAATGCAACAATGACAATGCCGATAATCAATAGTTCACTTGTTTTCTCAGAAGATAAAGAGTAAATCAATACTTTACGTATCAAAGCGGCCATGGCCAACATTAAAAATGCTCCAATAGCAAACCCTTTTCCTCCTAAATGCTTTATCTCTTCATGAATAAGCTCAATTGCAGCCCAAAGAACCAATAAACTTCCTAATACGGTCAATATTCCTTTTTCAATACCTACATCGGAATAAAAAAGCAAATATATATCATAGATGAATAATCCAATGGCAAAAAAGGCAACCATGACCAACGCCATTGCTAAAAAGAAATTGATATAAGAGTTAAATTTTTTTAATCCAGATAGAATCATTTTTTCCAGAGAAGATAAAGATAAGAACTTACTCAGCTCCTCCTCTCTGTAAGAGCTGGTTAAAACATCCAAATTCATATCAATGATTTTTTCTACGGCTTTAATTTGATTAAGATGTTCTGTTTTAGTTGTAAAATTATCTTCAATGTTTTTTAATACAAAAGTTCGAACAAAAGTAAATGCGGAGTTTACATAGTGAGTGGGTAACCCAATACGAACATGTGTTTCACCAATTTTATACAAAGAAGCGAAGTATTGCATGTCATATTTTCCACAAAAAAGGTTTATAAACCACTCTTTGAGTTTTTCTTGATGATGTGCAATGATGGTGCTGTTTTTTAAAAATTGAGCTGTTTTTCCAAAACCCCAAATGTAGTTGTAAAACTCGTCTATAAATTCGGATGAAAGTTCTTGCATACGTGGTTGTAACGCACGCAGTATGTCCGCTTCTTTTTGTGTAAATTTGTAATTGTCTTTTAAACTTGCAGATTCATTCATAACAACTCCTTGTATGAACTTATTATACTGCGCCTAAAAAGATTTTTTTTGATTTAAAACAATAAAAGCAAGAGTATAACTCTTGCTTTTAGATTTTATATTATTTTTTCACTGCTTTTGCATTGGGTAAATCAGTGATGGTTCCATCAAAGATTTCTGCAGCCATACCAACAGACTCATGAAGTGTTGGGTGAGCATGAATGGTTAAACCAATATCTTCTGCATCACAATCCATTTCCAATGCCAATGAAATCTCTCCAAGAAGCTCACCTGCATTATCTCCAACAATTGCCCCACCAATAAGTTGATGTGTGTCTTTATCGAAAATAAGCTTTGTTAACCCTGCACCAGCAACATCTGCAGCCAAGGCTCGACCAGATGCACTCCAAGGAAAAGAAGCAACTTCATAGTTAATACCTGCTTCTTTAGCTTCAATTTCACTCATACCTGCTGTTGCAATTTCTGGGAACGTATATGCAATTCCTGGAATTTGTTTTGGTTCAAAGAAGACTTTATGTCCAGCAATTACTTCAGCTGCTACATGTCCTTCATGTACTGCTTTGTGTGCCAACATTGGTCCACCAATGATATCACCAATGGCATAGATGTGAGAAACTTTTGTTCTCATTTGCTTATCTACACTGATAAATCCATAATCATCCACTTCAACACCTGTGTTTTCTAAACCAATTTTTAACCCATTTGGTGTTCGCCCCATTGCAACAAGTACAGCATCATACATTTGAGGTTCAGCAGGAGCATTATCCCCTTTGAACTCAATATAGATACCCTCTTCTTTTGGGATAATTGCTTGAGTTTGCGTTTTAAACATAAAATTGAATCGTTCTTCGTTTGCTTTGGTATAGACTTTAACGATGTCTTTATCGGTACCTGTCATTACCTGAGGGCCACGAACAACAACATCTACTTGACTTCCAAGCTTTTGATATACTGTACCCATTTCAAGCCCAATGATACCTCCACCCATTACAAGCAGTCGTTTTGGAACTTCTTTTACTTCCAATGCATTGGTTGAATCCCAAATTCTTGGGTCATCATGTGGAATAAACGACATTTTAGAACTTTGAGACCCTGCTGCAATAATACAAGAGTCAAATGTAATTTTAGTTTGTTCCCCCTCTTTATCCGTATGATTTACAATCACAGAGTGCTCATCAATGAATTGTGCATTTCCTTGAATGACGGTTACTTTTCTCATTTTAGCCATGGCTTTTAGTCCATCGGTGAGTTTTTTAACTACGCCACTTTTATAGGCTGCTACACCTTTGATATCCACTTCTGGTTTACCAAACTTCACTCCAGCGTGTTCAATGTGTTCTGCTTCTTCAATGACTTTTGCAACGTGCAACAGTGCTTTTGAAGGAATACAACCTACATTGAGACAAACCCCACCTAAAGTTGGGTGTCGTTCAACTAAAATCGTATCTAAA
Coding sequences within it:
- a CDS encoding protoglobin domain-containing protein, with the translated sequence MNESASLKDNYKFTQKEADILRALQPRMQELSSEFIDEFYNYIWGFGKTAQFLKNSTIIAHHQEKLKEWFINLFCGKYDMQYFASLYKIGETHVRIGLPTHYVNSAFTFVRTFVLKNIEDNFTTKTEHLNQIKAVEKIIDMNLDVLTSSYREEELSKFLSLSSLEKMILSGLKKFNSYINFFLAMALVMVAFFAIGLFIYDIYLLFYSDVGIEKGILTVLGSLLVLWAAIELIHEEIKHLGGKGFAIGAFLMLAMAALIRKVLIYSLSSEKTSELLIIGIVIVALGVAYRLVVSKSKEKIV
- the lpdA gene encoding dihydrolipoyl dehydrogenase, which produces MSTLVDIVIPDLGDDKDVDLIDIMVNVGDTIEVEDGLVTLETEKASMDVPSTHAGIVKEILVEVGAKVNSGDLIVKVEVQDAVSEAPKEAVAASAEAPKASASSEKVEVNESAKEVKGQVLVIGAGPGGYSAAFRCADLGLDTILVERHPTLGGVCLNVGCIPSKALLHVAKVIEEAEHIEHAGVKFGKPEVDIKGVAAYKSGVVKKLTDGLKAMAKMRKVTVIQGNAQFIDEHSVIVNHTDKEGEQTKITFDSCIIAAGSQSSKMSFIPHDDPRIWDSTNALEVKEVPKRLLVMGGGIIGLEMGTVYQKLGSQVDVVVRGPQVMTGTDKDIVKVYTKANEERFNFMFKTQTQAIIPKEEGIYIEFKGDNAPAEPQMYDAVLVAMGRTPNGLKIGLENTGVEVDDYGFISVDKQMRTKVSHIYAIGDIIGGPMLAHKAVHEGHVAAEVIAGHKVFFEPKQIPGIAYTFPEIATAGMSEIEAKEAGINYEVASFPWSASGRALAADVAGAGLTKLIFDKDTHQLIGGAIVGDNAGELLGEISLALEMDCDAEDIGLTIHAHPTLHESVGMAAEIFDGTITDLPNAKAVKK